A portion of the Thunnus maccoyii chromosome 20, fThuMac1.1, whole genome shotgun sequence genome contains these proteins:
- the kat7b gene encoding histone acetyltransferase KAT7, giving the protein MPRRRQRHMAGSGSDGTEDSDSSAEREQTNSSESDGNTSKRQRLTRASTRLSQSSQDTPDLKRAADHDESPPLTPTGNAPSSESELDISSPNASHDESQAKDQANRDSDKDLSHRPKRRRCHETYNFNMKCPTPGCNSLGHLTGKHERHFAVSGCPLYHNLSADECKVKAISREKQEEEMKGQEESNSRHATRHQTPTSKQSRYKEQVAELRKGRNSGLQKEQKEKHMEHRQTHSNTREPLLENITSDYDLELFRKAQARASEDLEKLRIQGQITEGSNMIKTILFGRYELDTWYHSPYPEEYARLGRLYVCEFCLKYMKSQTILRRHMAKCVWKHPPGDEVYRKGSISVFEVDGKKNKIYCQNLCLLAKLFLDHKTLYYDVEPFLFYVMTEADNTGCHLVGYFSKEKNSFLNYNVSCILTMPQYMRQGFGKMLIDFSYLLSKVEEKVGSPERPLSDLGLISYRSYWKEVLLRYMCNFQGKEISIKEISQETAVNPVDIVSTLQSLQMLKYWKGKHLVLKRQDLIDEWKAKEIKRGNSNKTIDPSSLKWTPPKGT; this is encoded by the exons AGAGTGATGGGAACACGTCCAAAAGGCAACGCCTCACCAGAGCCTCTACTCGCCTTAGCCAAAGCTCACAAG ATACCCCTGACTTGAAGCGAGCTGCGGACCATGATGAATCTCCACCACTGACGCCCACAGGAAATGCCCCCTCCTCTGAGTCTGAGCTGGACATCTCCAGCCCCAATGCCTCTCATGATGAGAGCCAGGCCAAAGATCAAGCCAACAGAGATTCAGATAAGGACCTCTCCCATCGACCCAAGCGCCGCCGCTGTCACGAGACCTACAACTTTAACATGAAATGCCCCACCCCGGGGTGTAATTCACTTG GTCACCTCACAGGAAAACATGAACGTCATTTTGCTGTATCAGGTTGCCCTCTTTACCACAATCTCTCTGCTGATGAGTGCAAG GTGAAAGCCATCAGCCGTGAGAAACAAGAAGAGGAGATGAAGGGGCAGGAAGAAAGCAACTCGCGCCATGCAACTCGTCACCAG ACACCAACATCAAAACAGAGCAGATACAAAGAGCAGGTGGCTGAGTTGAGGAAGGGGCGTAACTCTGGACTGCAGAAGGAGCAGAAAGAAAAGCATATG GAGCATCGGCAGACGCACAGCAACACCAGAGAACCTCTGCTGGAGAACATCACCAGTGATTATGACCTGGAGCTTTTCAGGAAAGCCCAGGCCCGTGCATCTGAAGACCTG GAGAAGCTGCGTATCCAGGGTCAGATCACTGAGGGCAGTAACATGATCAAGACCATCCTGTTTGGCCGCTACGAGCTGGACACCTGGTACCACTCGCCCTATCCTGAAGAGTACGCACGTCTGGGTCGCCTCTATGTCTGCGAATTCTGCCTCAAATATATGAAGAGCCAGACCATCCTCAGGCGACACATG gccAAGTGTGTGTGGAAGCATCCTCCAGGAGATGAGGTGTACAGAAAAGGGTCTATATCTGTGTTTGAAGTTGATGGCAAAAAGAATAAG ATCTACTGCCAGAACCTGTGTTTACTTGCTAAGCTCTTCTTGGACCACAAAACGCTGTACTACGATGTGGAGCCTTTTCTCTTTTATGTCATGACTGAGGCCGACAACACCGGCTGCCATTTAGTGGGATACTTTTCTAAg GAAAAGAATTCCTTCCTCAACTACAATGTTTCCTGTATTCTGACGATGCCACAGTACATGAGGCAGGGCTTTGGCAAGATGCTCATTGACTTCA GCTATCTGCTGTCCAAAGTGGAGGAGAAGGTGGGCTCACCAGAGAGGCCTCTGTCTGATCTGGGCCTCATCAGCTACCGTAGCTACTGGAAGGAAGTGTTACTCAGATACATGTGCAACTTCCAAGGCAAGGAGATCTCCATCAAAG AGATCAGTCAGGAAACTGCTGTCAATCCAGTGGACATTGTGAGCACCCTGCAGTCTCTTCAGATGCTGAAGTACTGGAAGGGAAAACACTTGGTGTTGAAGCGACAG GATCTGATTGATGAGTGGAAAGCAAAGGAGATCAAGCGAGGCAATAGCAACAAAACCATTGACCCGAGCTCACTGAAATGGACGCCTCCCAAAGGGACATAA